The Hyla sarda isolate aHylSar1 unplaced genomic scaffold, aHylSar1.hap1 scaffold_3028, whole genome shotgun sequence genome includes the window CTCTTCTATGGGCATCTGGTAGACAACTCCCCCCTCCCCCGAACGGTCAGGAATCACCTTCCTCCTGGACACAGAAAGGACATGTCAAGAACCAAACCCCCGTTTAATGGCACCACATGCTACGCCCAGCAGCCCTTACCCCATGGCATCCATGTGCAGGAGCGGCAGGTCCAGGCAGGGAGTCCTGGTCTTCAGGTAGCAGCAATAGTCGGCAGGACTGGAGTACAGACACCGCACCTGGCACGTCGCCTCCATCTCCTCCATAGTCCTGGGCACCGTGTGGTGATGAATGTAGTGGTGGTGGACATGTTTGCTCTTGGTGGGCACGGAGCAGCGCACGGACTGTACCACAGCTGTAGGCCTCAGGATacgagagcgctccggggagcgAGACCTCCCCACAACCTGCGGAGACTGACAGCCCGGCGTCTTCAGGACTCGAGATAGGTGCTCGTCTAAGATGGCCTGAGGGTCATCATCGCAGGAGGCCATGGAGTCACGGGGCGTCTGAAAGTAGATGGGGGTCTCACACTCCTCTCGGTCTTCTTCCTAAACATAAAATGATGAAAGGATGAGTAATCCGGTCAGTGAAGGGTTAATCCTCTCTACAGCCATGACGGAGCGCAGTGTCTGTGAGGATCTAACGCCCTGGTCCATGGGGAGGTGACCGAGCGGACGGCCAGGATGAGAGACGGGATCCACCAAGAGGAAGCGGCGCTCGTACCTCTTTGATCTGCTGCAGCCGCTCCTCCAGCGTGTGCATCGTCTCCTGCTCCTGCTTCACCTTCTCCAGACGGCCAATCAGCTCAGCCGCAAACGCTGCCGGTTCTACGGGGGTCATCTCTCTGGGCAGCCAGTGTGTCCTCTATGGAGAGCGGGGAGAAG containing:
- the LOC130327720 gene encoding axin-2-like — protein: MTPVEPAAFAAELIGRLEKVKQEQETMHTLEERLQQIKEEEDREECETPIYFQTPRDSMASCDDDPQAILDEHLSRVLKTPGCQSPQVVGRSRSPERSRILRPTAVVQSVRCSVPTKSKHVHHHYIHHHTVPRTMEEMEATCQVRCLYSSPADYCCYLKTRTPCLDLPLLHMDAMGRKVIPDRSGEGGVVYQMPIEESWQRVLESERLSKHHSAQNTWRNAACEPTRASSAERPSRHHQGSAPIRCQHPPGLDTTVVSVSTLAQLEEACRRLAGVSRPRLRCPSSSHQRSRSVPCPVVAAQEQREPKSQQSAPPQPPGELTVTYFFCGEEIPYRRMLRAHSLTLGHFKDQLSKKGNYRYETPTVPC